GGCCCGCAGCCTTCGCTCATCTCGATGGCGTGGCCGAGATCGTGCTGCCGGTGCTCCTGGTGGTCGGGCTGGCGACCAGGGTCAGCGCGCTCGGGCTGTTGGTCATGACCGCCTTCATCCAGCTCGTCGTCCCGGATGGCTGGGCCAATTTTCATCTGCCCTGGGCTGCGATGGCGGTTGCGATCATCGCGCTCGGGCACGGGCCCTTCAGCGTCGATCAACTCGTCGTGCCGCTCGGTCGAAAACTGGAGAGCGCCGATGGGCAGTGACCAGAGCGCTCCTGCGCCGCGGCTGAGGCTCGTCGCGGTGGACGCGCAGAGCGGGGCGGACGTCAAGCCGGGACGCCGCGCGCTCGATTGGGCGATTCTGATGGCGCATGCCCAGGAGGGCGATCGTGTCG
This region of Bradyrhizobium sp. SZCCHNS1050 genomic DNA includes:
- a CDS encoding DoxX family protein is translated as MSTIAGRRALTLAMSDAIDRFARLALIVAPPMLRIALAVPFFKSGLTKWDGLLSLSPSAVYLFEDEFKLHLFGQTYDFPWPAAFAHLDGVAEIVLPVLLVVGLATRVSALGLLVMTAFIQLVVPDGWANFHLPWAAMAVAIIALGHGPFSVDQLVVPLGRKLESADGQ